One Brassica napus cultivar Da-Ae chromosome A5, Da-Ae, whole genome shotgun sequence DNA window includes the following coding sequences:
- the LOC106396217 gene encoding ribulose bisphosphate carboxylase/oxygenase activase, chloroplastic-like, which translates to MAAAVSTVLSLNGSGAGAASVPATTFLGKKVVTSSRFSQSNKKSNGSSFKVVAVKEDKQTDGDRWRGLAYDTSDDQQDITRGKGMVDSVFQAPMGTGTHNAVLSSYEYISQGLKQYNLDNMMDGLYIAPAFMDKLVVHITKNFLTLPNIKVPLILGIWGGKGQGKSFQCELVMAKMGINPIMMSAGELESGNAGEPAKLIRQRYREAADMIKKGKMCVLFINDLDAGAGRMGGTTQYTVNNQMVNATLMNIADNPTNVQLPGMYNKEENARVPIIVTGNDFSTLYAPLIRDGRMEKFYWAPTREDRIGVCKGIFRTDKIKDEDIVKLVDQFPGQSIDFFGALRARVYDDEVRKFVEGLGVEKIGKRLVNSREGPPKFEQPEMTLDKLMEYGNMLVMEQENVKRVQLADQYLNEAALGDANADAIGRGTFYGKAAQQVNLPVPEGCTDPAAKNFDPTARSDDGTCVYTF; encoded by the exons ATGGCCGCCGCAGTTTCAACAGTC TTGAGCTTGAACGGGTCGGGAGCAGGAGCTGCTTCAGTCCCAGCAACAACCTTCTTGGGAAAGAAAGTTGTAACATCATCAAGATTCTCACAGAGCAACAAGAAGAGCAACGGATCATCATTCAAGGTGGTTGCTGTGAAAGAAGACAAACAAACCGATGGAGACAGATGGAGGGGACTTGCCTACGACACATCTGATGACCAACAAGACATCACCAGAGGCAAAGGTATGGTTGACTCTGTCTTCCAAGCTCCTATGGGAACCGGAACTCACAACGCCGTCCTTAGCTCCTATGAGTACATCAGCCAGGGTCTTAAGCA GTACAACTTGGACAACATGATGGATGGGCTTTACATTGCTCCGGCTTTCATGGACAAGCTTGTTGTTCACATCACCAAGAACTTCTTGACCTTGCCTAACATCAAG GTTCCACTTATTTTGGGTATTTGGGGAGGCAAAGGTCAAGGTAAATCTTTCCAGTGTGAGCTTGTCATGGCCAAGATGGGCATCAA CCCAATCATGATGAGTGCTGGAGAGCTTGAGAGCGGGAACGCAGGAGAACCAGCCAAGCTGATCCGTCAAAGGTACCGTGAAGCAGCAGACATGATCAAGAAAGGAAAGATGTGTGTTCTCTTCATCAACGATCTTGACGCTGGTGCGGGTCGTATGGGTGGCACTACTCAGTACACTGTCAACAACCAGATGGTTAACGCAACGCTCATGAACATTGCTGATAACCCCACCAACGTCCAGCTCCCAGGAATGTACAACAAGGAAGAAAACGCGCGTGTACCAATCATTGTTACCGGTAACGATTTCTCCACTCTCTACGCTCCTCTCATCCGTGATGGACGTATGGAGAAGTTCTACTGGGCGCCGACTCGTGAAGACCGTATTGGTGTCTGCAAGGGTATCTTCAGAACTGACAAGATCAAGGATGAAGATATTGTCAAGCTTGTTGATCAGTTCCCTGGCCAATCCATTG ATTTCTTCGGTGCCTTGAGGGCTAGAGTGTACGATGATGAAGTGAGGAAGTTCGTTGAAGGACTCGGAGTGGAGAAGATAGGGAAGAGGCTGGTGAACTCGAGGGAAGGTCCTCCAAAGTTTGAGCAACCAGAGATGACACTTGATAAGCTTATGGAGTATGGAAACATGCTTGTGATGGAACAAGAGAACGTCAAGAGAGTCCAACTTGCTGACCAATACCTTAACGAGGCTGCGTTGGGAGACGCAAACGCGGACGCTATCGGCCGCGGAACTTTCTACG GAAAAGCAGCACAGCAAGTGAACCTTCCTGTGCCAGAAGGGTGTACTGATCCTGCGGCTAAGAACTTTGATCCAACGGCTAGAAGTGATGATGGAACTTGTGTCTACACCTTTTGA
- the LOC106451016 gene encoding small polypeptide DEVIL 11-like: MASTGLTRSGSAPQFHLDEKWKLAKKDSLSGGAARITRSSSTSSIPMNGGKKTHKQGRCAFTRKCASLVKEQRARFYIMRRCVIMLVCWRDNYSDS; the protein is encoded by the coding sequence ATGGCATCAACAGGCCTGACTCGATCGGGAAGTGCGCCGCAGTTCCATCTAGACGAGAAGTGGAAGCTTGCCAAGAAAGACAGTTTAAGCGGCGGCGCGGCGAGGATCACACGCTCCTCCTCCACGTCTTCTATCCCCATGAACGGCGGCAAGAAGACACACAAACAGGGGAGATGCGCTTTTACAAGGAAGTGCGCGAGTTTGGTCAAAGAACAGAGAGCTCGTTTCTACATCATGCGTCGATGCGTGATCATGCTTGTCTGCTGGAGAGATAATTACTCAGATTCTTGA
- the LOC106454668 gene encoding aspartic proteinase PCS1-like codes for MMASSSSSSSLSNLSLQISILLLIFPLTFCKISSPNQEPLVFSLKTKNVPQSSSDKLSFRHNVTLTVSLSVGSPPQNISMVLDTGSELSWLHCKKAPNLGSVFNPVSSSSYSPIPCSSPICRTRTRDLPIPASCDSKTHLCHVAVSYADATSLEGSLAHETFVIGSSARPGTIFGCMDSGLSSDSEEDAKTTGLMGMNRGSLSFVNQLGFSKFSYCISGSDSSGILLLGDASSSWPGPIQYTPLVSETTPLPYFDRVAYTVQLEGIRVGSKLLSLPKSMFVPDHTGAGQTMVDSGTQFTFLMGPVYSALKTEFMAQTKAVLKVVEDPNFVFQGTMDLCYRVGPLTRPNFSRLPVVSLMFRGAEMSVSGQKLLYRVNGAGLRGKDQVYCFTFGNSDLLGVEAFVIGHHHQQNVWMEFDLAKSRVGFGADVRCDQASQRLRSRN; via the coding sequence ATGAtggcttcatcatcatcatcatcatctctttcAAATTTATCGCTTCAAATTTCAATTTTGCTTCTTATTTTTCCTCTCACGTTCTGCAAGATATCTTCTCCAAATCAAGAACCACTAGTCTTCTCTCTCAAAACCAAGAATGTTCCACAGTCTTCTTCAGACAAGCTTTCTTTCAGACATAACGTCACTCTCACCGTTTCTCTCTCCGTGGGCTCTCCACCGCAAAACATCTCGATGGTTCTTGACACAGGAAGCGAGCTTTCATGGCTTCACTGCAAGAAAGCTCCCAACTTAGGATCCGTGTTTAACCCGGTTTCGTCCTCTTCTTACTCGCCTAtaccttgctcctcgcctattTGCAGGACCCGGACCCGGGACTTGCCCATACCCGCTTCATGTGACTCGAAGACCCATCTATGCCACGTGGCAGTCTCCTACGCCGACGCTACCTCACTAGAAGGCAGCTTAGCTCACGAGACATTCGTAATCGGATCCTCAGCCCGACCCGGAACTATATTCGGGTGCATGGACTCGGGTTTAAGCTCTGATTCGGAGGAGGACGCTAAAACAACCGGTTTAATGGGAATGAACCGGGGCTCTTTATCGTTTGTTAACCAGCTGGGTTTCTCTAAATTCTCTTATTGCATATCCGGTTCAGACTCCTCCGGTATTCTGCTTCTTGGTGACGCGAGTTCCTCGTGGCCCGGTCCTATCCAGTACACGCCTTTGGTTAGTGAAACGACGCCGTTACCGTATTTCGACCGGGTCGCTTACACGGTCCAGTTAGAAGGAATCCGGGTCGGGTCAAAGTTGCTGTCTCTACCTAAATCAATGTTCGTACCGGACCATACCGGGGCAGGTCAGACGATGGTGGATTCCGGTACACAATTCACGTTCCTGATGGGTCCGGTTTACTCCGCCTTGAAAACCGAGTTTATGGCGCAAACCAAGGCGGTTCTCAAAGTTGTAGAAGATCCAAATTTTGTGTTCCAAGGGACAATGGACCTCTGTTACCGGGTTGGGCCGTTGACCCGGCCCAATTTCTCGAGGTTGCCCGTTGTTAGTTTAATGTTTCGTGGGGCGGAGATGAGCGTGTCGGGTCAGAAGCTGTTGTACCGAGTAAACGGAGCTGGGTTGAGAGGAAAAGATCAGGTGTATTGCTTCACATTTGGGAACTCCGATCTTTTGGGAGTAGAAGCGTTTGTGATtggtcatcatcatcaacagaACGTGTGGATGGAGTTTGATCTTGCTAAATCAAGGGTTGGATTTGGTGCTGACGTTAGATGTGATCAAGCTAGTCAACGGCTCAGATCGCGAAATTGA
- the LOC106451017 gene encoding probable E3 ubiquitin-protein ligase RHC2A: MASGSHWCYSCSRFVLITNSISCPDCDGGFLEHLHQTPDSFHRQHRSPTRFPTPPTSNRSPNPVIVLRGSNPSDRSPFQMYYDDGTDSGLRPLPPSMTEFLLGSGFDRLLDQISQIELNNNSNNSCDHPPASKSAVEALPVIQIAPTHLESDSQSHCAVCKETFILDSAAREMPCNHIYHPDCILPWLAIRNSCPVCRHELPAEEEDDVAATTVAGREEAGEEDSSAGMTIWRLPGGGFAVGRVPGGWRGGMPVVYTEVDGGRLGEERLPRRVARRGGSSRERSGGFAGRIMRLFGCFSGSSGSIASGSGSGSGSRSNRRSRSSFALFRTASSRRQHWLAS, from the coding sequence ATGGCTTCTGGATCTCACTGGTGCTACAGTTGCAGCCGCTTCGTCCTAATCACCAATTCCATCTCCTGTCCCGATTGCGACGGAGGCTTCCTCGAACACCTCCACCAAACCCCCGATTCATTCCACCGTCAGCACCGCAGCCCCACTAGATTCCCTACTCCTCCCACAAGCAACCGATCTCCCAATCCAGTCATCGTCCTCCGCGGATCTAACCCATCCGATCGATCCCCTTTCCAGATGTACTACGACGACGGTACAGACTCAGGTCTCAGACCGTTACCCCCGAGCATGACGGAGTTTCTCCTAGGCTCCGGGTTCGATCGGTTGCTCGATCAAATCTCTCAGATCGAGCTCAACAACAACAGCAATAACTCATGTGATCATCCGCCAGCTTCTAAATCAGCCGTCGAAGCTTTGCCGGTGATCCAAATCGCTCCGACTCATCTGGAATCGGATTCTCAGTCTCACTGCGCTGTTTGTAAAGAAACGTTCATTCTCGACTCCGCAGCTCGTGAGATGCCGTGTAACCATATCTACCACCCTGACTGCATCCTCCCCTGGCTCGCCATTCGTAACTCCTGCCCCGTTTGCCGCCACGAGCTtccggcggaggaggaggatgatgtGGCAGCTACTACGGTTGCGGGACGTGAGGAGGCGGGGGAGGAGGATTCCTCGGCGGGGATGACGATTTGGAGGTTGCCGGGTGGAGGATTCGCTGTGGGGAGGGTCCCCGGTGGATGGAGAGGAGGAATGCCGGTGGTGTACACGGAGGTTGACGGTGGGAGACTCGGAGAAGAGAGGCTTCCGAGAAGGGTAGCTAGAAGAGGAGGAAGTAGTAGAGAGAGATCGGGTGGGTTTGCGGGTCGGATCATGAGACTCTTTGGATGTTTCAGCGGGTCATCTGGATCCATAGCATCAGGGTCtgggtccgggtccgggtcaagATCAAACCGTAGGAGCAGGTCGTCGTTTGCTTTGtttaggacagcttcttcaagGAGACAACATTGGCTAGCTTCATAA
- the LOC106451013 gene encoding 26S proteasome regulatory subunit 7-like has protein sequence MLHPEKFVKLGIDPPKGVLCYGPPGTGKTLLARAVANRTDACFIRVIGSELVQKYVGEGARMVRELFQMARSKKACIVFFDEVDAIGGARFDDGVGGDNEVQRTMLEIVNQLDGFDARGNIKVLMATNRPDTLDPALLRPGRLDRKVEFGLPDLESRTQIFKIHTRTMNCERDIRFELLARLCPNSTGADIRSVCTEAGMYAIRARRKTVTEKDFLDAVNKVIKGYQKFSATPKYMVYN, from the exons ATGCTTCATCCAGAGAAGTTTGTGAAGCTTGGAATAGATCCTCCAAAGGGAGTTCTCTGCTATGGTCCTCCTGGTACCGGTAAAACCCTTTTGGCTAGAGCTGTTGCCAACAGAACCGATGCTTGCTTTATCAGGGTTATTGGCAGTGAGCTTGTTCAGAAGTATGTCGGTGAAGGAGCTAGGATGGTTCGTGAACTGTTTCAG ATGGCACGGTCCAAAAAAGCTTGCATTGTGTTCTTTGATGAAGTTGATGCCATTGGTGGTGCAAGATTTGATGACGGTGTAGGAGGTGATAACGAAGTCCAGCGTACTATGCTTGAGATTGTGAATCAGCTTGATGGGTTTGATGCACGTGGTAATATCAAGGTTCTTATGGCAACGAACAG GCCTGACACGCTGGACCCTGCTCTTTTACGTCCTGGACGTCTTGACCGTAAGGTTGAGTTTGGCTTGCCTGATCTGGAGAGCAGAACACAGATCTTCAAGATTCACACAAGAACCATGAACTGCGAGAGAGACATCCGTTTTGAACTCCTTGCTCGCCTCTGCCCAAACTCAACCG GAGCTGATATCAGAAGTGTGTGCACTGAAGCTGGAATGTATGCAATCAGAGCTAGGAGAAAGACTGTGACTGAGAAAGACTTTCTGGATGCAGTGAACAAAGTCATCAAAGGTTATCAGAAGTTCAGTGCAACCCCCAAATACATGGTCTACAACTAG